A part of Sebastes fasciatus isolate fSebFas1 chromosome 10, fSebFas1.pri, whole genome shotgun sequence genomic DNA contains:
- the LOC141774817 gene encoding uncharacterized protein LOC141774817 isoform X1 — protein MVLIGSATASSIFLVALLLWAVLLTAERFKQVPVYCPGPEGLDDLQYTPCPTERAAEQSEASSQTLVPAQDPPRGLNSLSHENEVHPTSIVINVTTNIKPSSQKEENSTWEEKQRRCYSMEEVNWFHIAKMEQRLQTIWEVAQGQSIEMLDYDSVQDLSLLLDSADNRDVLRRLGRSLGVPPQVNAHLQGFQDLFQYLRTSTYTLLPQLAQAAALLPNPQVVARIHRAVTTSVTMTSTVI, from the exons ATGGTCCTGATTGGTTCAGCAACAGCGTCTTCCATTTTCCTCGTTGCTCTGCTGCTTTGGGCCGTCCTCCTGACTGCTGAGAGATTCA AGCAGGTTCCTGTGTACTGCCCTGGGCCTGAAGGACTAGATGACCTTCAGTACACACCTTGCCCCACAGAGAGAGCAGCCGAACAATCAGAGGCCTCTTCACAGACACTTGTTCCGGCTCAAGATCCCCCAAG AGGCCTGAACTCACTGAGCCATGAGAATGAGGTGCATCCCACTTCTATCGTGATTAACGTCACCACCAACATTAAGCCCTCCAGTCAGAAAGAGGAGAACAGCACATGGGAGGAGAAGCAAAGACGCTGCTATTCCATGGAGGAGGTAAATTGGTTTCATATTGCCAAG ATGGAGCAAAGACTTCAGACGATATGGGAAGTGGCTCAAg GTCAGAGTATTGAGATGCTGGACTATGACTCGGTCCAGGACTTGTCTCTGCTGCTTGACTCTGCTGACAACAGGGACGTGTTGAGGAGACTGGGACGGTCTTTGGGTGTCCCACCTCAGGTCAACGCTCATCTCCAAGGCTTCCAGGACCTCTTTCAGTACCTGCGCACTTCCACCTACACACTGCTGCCCCAACTGGCCCAGGCCGCTGCACTCTTGCCTAATCCTCAAGTTGTTGCTAGGATACACAGAGCCGTGACCACTAGTGTTACCATGACTTCAACTGTTATATAG
- the LOC141774817 gene encoding uncharacterized protein LOC141774817 isoform X2 — MVLIGSATASSIFLVALLLWAVLLTAERFKQVPVYCPGPEGLDDLQYTPCPTERAAEQSEASSQTLVPAQDPPRGLNSLSHENEVHPTSIVINVTTNIKPSSQKEENSTWEEKQRRCYSMEEMEQRLQTIWEVAQGQSIEMLDYDSVQDLSLLLDSADNRDVLRRLGRSLGVPPQVNAHLQGFQDLFQYLRTSTYTLLPQLAQAAALLPNPQVVARIHRAVTTSVTMTSTVI; from the exons ATGGTCCTGATTGGTTCAGCAACAGCGTCTTCCATTTTCCTCGTTGCTCTGCTGCTTTGGGCCGTCCTCCTGACTGCTGAGAGATTCA AGCAGGTTCCTGTGTACTGCCCTGGGCCTGAAGGACTAGATGACCTTCAGTACACACCTTGCCCCACAGAGAGAGCAGCCGAACAATCAGAGGCCTCTTCACAGACACTTGTTCCGGCTCAAGATCCCCCAAG AGGCCTGAACTCACTGAGCCATGAGAATGAGGTGCATCCCACTTCTATCGTGATTAACGTCACCACCAACATTAAGCCCTCCAGTCAGAAAGAGGAGAACAGCACATGGGAGGAGAAGCAAAGACGCTGCTATTCCATGGAGGAG ATGGAGCAAAGACTTCAGACGATATGGGAAGTGGCTCAAg GTCAGAGTATTGAGATGCTGGACTATGACTCGGTCCAGGACTTGTCTCTGCTGCTTGACTCTGCTGACAACAGGGACGTGTTGAGGAGACTGGGACGGTCTTTGGGTGTCCCACCTCAGGTCAACGCTCATCTCCAAGGCTTCCAGGACCTCTTTCAGTACCTGCGCACTTCCACCTACACACTGCTGCCCCAACTGGCCCAGGCCGCTGCACTCTTGCCTAATCCTCAAGTTGTTGCTAGGATACACAGAGCCGTGACCACTAGTGTTACCATGACTTCAACTGTTATATAG
- the adgrg4a gene encoding adhesion G-protein coupled receptor G4 isoform X2, with amino-acid sequence MNSVRSLSSLTLICLCLQLLGSTTSASTSLWGKKLPFKSRPCMWQLQPDVVVPALEELSVCILLRRTYETQWTGFDYKAPGGIRTELGLRGTKTQLTAWLFGEEHSLKWDLKLHEWYSFCVTWSGPARRLRIYINGTSQLKAPLSSVTRPLQLAPNGTLTLGVSHYVNTKGELQPQTGTNLLGEIGLFRMWAREWSAEELMEQSCADGDVVRWDLQQWKHNLHCAPEPDNDLRCAWSLYKIKMWTFIVPATEPGKCSVSLEEVTRNWMESIFPRNISVHNIHVSSPSRSCHVVNNSAAQPPQGSRALSNSTCDKCFNCEVYVNVDPAANVEVVQAGIASLLTSTFSYDFLNLTADPNSISILPVELLPPVSEPLPTVSTGALSSETGPTQSHGARPANMSTTGDPLEVNKTAVRPDTFFRVNLTLSMTGSPTKPEEIIEKWVKEQLDVNHTMIVLNLLIKENAGRNMEQHNGQMISPGQQKQYCCTFHVQEYNVNSAAETQTVIKAALTSKYENNSIIIQPMEVTIKHIVPENCLEETTSTIYGLYIWPEAFPQVNQEMGCRKPKSEKAFRLCKLDIETDATSWANPDMKNCKPFITISDLDNITVTTGNVAEVVDMIQDLVDVQLGSSAELSSSELDTVVEKLREVVDISSIKPAVGANIVNIVADILISKTDITLVASIVLNLTDQMGNNMDFQDEYTVSITAPSLALSMINVDRNNFSGLTFGVSSISSTMNPEIFVSQSFESQPLPDTNATISLPSEIHNYFPPGERKKTRVQFQFFGTNELFPEPHSNATQSSWKLNSYIVSANINNSDVSNLSDQVVVTLSHQTPKQPEDKVQCAFWDFQKNGGQGGWNSNGCDTLSISAYQTSCLCDHLTHFAVLLDVSRTPISEADSQILTMISYLGCGISSIFLGITLLTYLAFEKLRRDYPSKILINLSAALLGLSMLFLLGSWLSSFSNYSLCIATAATMHYFLLASFTWMGLEAVHMYLALVKVFNIYVPSYILKFCAVGWGVPLVIVSLVLAIDKDAYGSNVSEESTLAFQSAEFCWIQNDVFFYVTVVAFILLILLCNVSVFIVVLIQIRQMKANKRSTNSSSALYDLRAVASLTVLLGLTWLMGFFSFGPGRVVLLYLFTIVNTFQGKYELQLVLSRYRRATPL; translated from the exons ATGAACTCCGTCAGAAGCCTGTCTTCTCTAACTCTaatctgtctgtgtctgcagcTTCTGGGTTCAA CTACCTCTGCCAGTACCAGCCTGTGGGGTAAGAAGCTGCCGTTCAAGAGTCGTCCGTGTATGTGGCAGCTACAACCAGATGTTGTGGTACCAGCCCTGGAGGAGCTGAGTGTATGCATCCTTTTACGTCGTACCTATGAAACACAATGGACAGGTTTTGACTACAAAGCACCTGGGGGAATCCGCACAGAGCTGGGACTCAGGGgcacaaaaacacagctgacagcgTGGCTCTTCGGAGAAGAACACAGCCTGAAGTGGGATTTGAAATTACATGAATGGTACTCTTTCTGTGTCACCTGGTCCGGCCCAGCTCGCAGGCTGCGGATCTACATTAATGGAACCAGTCAGCTTAAGGCCCCCCTGAGCTCCGTGACCCGACCACTGCAACTGGCCCCAAACGGCACTCTCACTCTGGGGGTGTCTCATTATGTAAACACAAAAGGCGAGCTGCAGCCGCAGACTGGGACGAATCTGCTTGGTGAGATTGGTCTGTTCAGGATGTGGGCCAGAGAGTGGAGCGCCGAAGAGCTGATGGAGCAGAGCTGTGCAGATGGAGACGTGGTGAGGTGGGACCTGCAGCAGTGGAAACACAACCTCCACTGTGCACCTGAGCCTGACAATGACCTACGTTGTG catggTCACTCTACAAAATCAAAATGTGGACATTCATAGTTCCCGCTACAGAGCCTGGAAAATGTTCAGTGTCACTGGAGGAAGTGACAAGAAACTGG ATGGAAAGCATTTTCCCTCGCAACATTTCCGTCCATAACATCCATGTGTCATCGCCAAG CCGCTCCTGCCATGTGGTTAATAATTCTGCTGCTCAACCACCTCAG GGATCAAGAGCATTGTCAAACTCCACCTGTGACAAGTG TTTCAACTGTGAAGTCTACGTGAACGTGGATCCTGCTGCTAACGTAGAAGTGGTTCAGGCGGGAATCGCCTCGTTGCTGACTTCCACCTTCTCTTACGACTTCCTCAACCTGACAGCTGACCCGAACAGCATCAGCATACTACCTGTGG AGTTACTCCCTCCAGTGTCAGAGCCACTGCCAACTGTCAGCACCGGTGCACTTTCATCAG AAACAGGTCCGACTCAAAGTCATGGAGCTCGACCCGCTAACATGTCAACGACAGGAGATCCTCTAGAAGTCAACAAGACGGCCG TTCGACCAGACACGTTCTTCAGAGTTAATCTGACCTTAAGCATGACTGGCAGCCCGACAAAACCAGAGGAGATTATTGAGAAATGG GTGAAAGAACAGCTGGATGTGAATCACACCATGATTGTGCTGAATCTTCTCATAAAGGAGAACGCTGGCAG GAACATGGAGCAGCACAATGGACAGATG ATTTCCCCCGGCCAACAAAAACA ATATTGCTGCACCTTCCATGTTCAAGAATACAACGTAAACAGTGCGGCAGAAACTCAAACTGTTATTAAAGCTGCCTTGACATCAAAGTATGAAAATAACTCCATCATTATTCAACCTATGGAGGTGACGATCAAGCACATTG TGCCAGAAAACTGTTTAGAAGAAACTACTTCAACAATCTATGGATTATACATTTGGCCTGAAGCATTTCCACAAGTCAACCAAGAAATGGGATGCAGAAAACCCAAATCAGAGAAAGCCTTCAGGCTTTG TAAGTTAGACATTGAAACTGACGCGACCAGCTGGGCTAATCCTGATATGAAGAACTGCAAACCGTTTATAACCATATCAGACCTCGACAACATCACTGTCACTACCG GTAACGTGGCCGAGGTGGTGGACATGATTCAGGACCTTGTGGATGTTCAGTTAGGTAGCAGTGCAGAGCTATCttcctccgagctggacacgGTGGTGGAGAAGCTCAGGGAAGTGGTTGATATCAGCAGCATCAAACCTGCTGTTGGTGCCAACATCGTCAATATTGTTGCAGATATCCTGATTTCCAAAACTGACATCACGCTAGTGGCCAGCat TGTCCTTAATCTGACAGATCAAATGGGGAACAATATGGATTTCCAAGATGAATATACTGTCAGTATAACAGCACCCTCTCTGGCCCTGTCCATGATCAACGTAGATAGAAATAATTTCAGTGGCCTCACCTTTGGTGTGTCCTCCATTTCTTCAACCATGAATCCAGAG atttttGTCAGCCAGAGCTTTGAGAGTCAACCGCTCCCTGACACCAATGCAACGATCTCTTTGCCCTCCGAAATCCACAACTATTTCCCTcctggagaaagaaagaaaactcgAGTCCAGTTTCAGTTCTTTGGAACAAATGAACTTTTTCCG GAACCACACTCCAATGCAACACAGAGCAGCTGGAAATTGAATTCCTATATAGTATCTGCCAACATCAATAACAGTGATGTCAGCAACCTAAGTGATCAAGTGGTGGTGACCCTCAGCCACCAAACGCCTAAACAG CCAGAAGACAAAGTACAATGTGCGTTTTGGGATTTCCAGAAAAACG gTGGGCAGGGTGGTTGGAACAGCAATGGTTGTGACACCCTGAGTATTTCTGCGTATCAAACCAGCTGTCTCTGTGATCATCTCACACATTTCGCTGTACTCCTG GATGTATCCAGAACGCCCATCAGTGAAGCTGACAGCCAGATTCTGACAATGATCTCATATCTTGGTTGTGGTATATCCTCCATCTTTCTGGGCATCACTCTTCTCACCTACCTTGCTTTCGA GAAGCTGCGTCGAGACTACCCATCTAAAATACTCATCAACCTCTCAGCTGCCCTACTGGGGTTGAGCATGCTCTTCCTGCTGGGCTCCTGGCTCTCGTCCTTCTCCAACTACAGTCTGTGCATTGCCACCGCTGCAACGATGCACTACTTCCTGCTGGCCTCTTTCACCTGGATGGGCCTGGAGGCCGTGCATATGTACCTCGCTCTGGTCAAGGTCTTCAACATCTACGTTCCCTCCTACATCCTCAAGTTCTGTGCTGTAGGATGGG GTGTTCCTCTGGTCATAGTCAGCCTGGTGCTGGCCATAGATAAAGATGCATACGGCAGCAATGTGTCTGAAGAGTCGACTCTGGCGTTTCAGTCCGCTGAATT CTGCTGGATTCAGAATGACGTCTTCTTCTACGTAACGGTGGTGGCGTTTATCCTTCTGATCCTTCTGTGCAACGTCTCTGTATTCATCGTGGTTCTGATCCAGATCAGACAAATGAAGGCCAATAAGCGGtcaacaaacagcagcagtgcTCTTTATGACTTGAGGGCGGTGGCCAGTCTCACCGTCCTGTTGGGCCTGACGTGGTTAATGGGCTTTTTTTCATTTGGGCCGGGCAGAGTGGTCCTGCTGTACCTGTTTACCATCGTCAACACCTTTCAGGGTAAATATGAGCTGCAGCTGGTGTTAAGTAGGTACAGAAGAGCGA ctccgctctaa
- the adgrg4a gene encoding adhesion G-protein coupled receptor G6 isoform X1, which produces MNSVRSLSSLTLICLCLQLLGSTTSASTSLWGKKLPFKSRPCMWQLQPDVVVPALEELSVCILLRRTYETQWTGFDYKAPGGIRTELGLRGTKTQLTAWLFGEEHSLKWDLKLHEWYSFCVTWSGPARRLRIYINGTSQLKAPLSSVTRPLQLAPNGTLTLGVSHYVNTKGELQPQTGTNLLGEIGLFRMWAREWSAEELMEQSCADGDVVRWDLQQWKHNLHCAPEPDNDLRCAWSLYKIKMWTFIVPATEPGKCSVSLEEVTRNWMESIFPRNISVHNIHVSSPSRSCHVVNNSAAQPPQGSRALSNSTCDKCFNCEVYVNVDPAANVEVVQAGIASLLTSTFSYDFLNLTADPNSISILPVELLPPVSEPLPTVSTGALSSETGPTQSHGARPANMSTTGDPLEVNKTAVRPDTFFRVNLTLSMTGSPTKPEEIIEKWVKEQLDVNHTMIVLNLLIKENAGRNMEQHNGQMISPGQQKQYCCTFHVQEYNVNSAAETQTVIKAALTSKYENNSIIIQPMEVTIKHIVPENCLEETTSTIYGLYIWPEAFPQVNQEMGCRKPKSEKAFRLCKLDIETDATSWANPDMKNCKPFITISDLDNITVTTGNVAEVVDMIQDLVDVQLGSSAELSSSELDTVVEKLREVVDISSIKPAVGANIVNIVADILISKTDITLVASIVLNLTDQMGNNMDFQDEYTVSITAPSLALSMINVDRNNFSGLTFGVSSISSTMNPEIFVSQSFESQPLPDTNATISLPSEIHNYFPPGERKKTRVQFQFFGTNELFPEPHSNATQSSWKLNSYIVSANINNSDVSNLSDQVVVTLSHQTPKQPEDKVQCAFWDFQKNGGQGGWNSNGCDTLSISAYQTSCLCDHLTHFAVLLDVSRTPISEADSQILTMISYLGCGISSIFLGITLLTYLAFEKLRRDYPSKILINLSAALLGLSMLFLLGSWLSSFSNYSLCIATAATMHYFLLASFTWMGLEAVHMYLALVKVFNIYVPSYILKFCAVGWGVPLVIVSLVLAIDKDAYGSNVSEESTLAFQSAEFCWIQNDVFFYVTVVAFILLILLCNVSVFIVVLIQIRQMKANKRSTNSSSALYDLRAVASLTVLLGLTWLMGFFSFGPGRVVLLYLFTIVNTFQGFFVFLFHCLMKENVRKQWRIHLCCGRFRLSDYSDWSRTVTVGGRCKKNHLVNSDSVASDNTSTIRKVSDSSTGSAPNHHQGA; this is translated from the exons ATGAACTCCGTCAGAAGCCTGTCTTCTCTAACTCTaatctgtctgtgtctgcagcTTCTGGGTTCAA CTACCTCTGCCAGTACCAGCCTGTGGGGTAAGAAGCTGCCGTTCAAGAGTCGTCCGTGTATGTGGCAGCTACAACCAGATGTTGTGGTACCAGCCCTGGAGGAGCTGAGTGTATGCATCCTTTTACGTCGTACCTATGAAACACAATGGACAGGTTTTGACTACAAAGCACCTGGGGGAATCCGCACAGAGCTGGGACTCAGGGgcacaaaaacacagctgacagcgTGGCTCTTCGGAGAAGAACACAGCCTGAAGTGGGATTTGAAATTACATGAATGGTACTCTTTCTGTGTCACCTGGTCCGGCCCAGCTCGCAGGCTGCGGATCTACATTAATGGAACCAGTCAGCTTAAGGCCCCCCTGAGCTCCGTGACCCGACCACTGCAACTGGCCCCAAACGGCACTCTCACTCTGGGGGTGTCTCATTATGTAAACACAAAAGGCGAGCTGCAGCCGCAGACTGGGACGAATCTGCTTGGTGAGATTGGTCTGTTCAGGATGTGGGCCAGAGAGTGGAGCGCCGAAGAGCTGATGGAGCAGAGCTGTGCAGATGGAGACGTGGTGAGGTGGGACCTGCAGCAGTGGAAACACAACCTCCACTGTGCACCTGAGCCTGACAATGACCTACGTTGTG catggTCACTCTACAAAATCAAAATGTGGACATTCATAGTTCCCGCTACAGAGCCTGGAAAATGTTCAGTGTCACTGGAGGAAGTGACAAGAAACTGG ATGGAAAGCATTTTCCCTCGCAACATTTCCGTCCATAACATCCATGTGTCATCGCCAAG CCGCTCCTGCCATGTGGTTAATAATTCTGCTGCTCAACCACCTCAG GGATCAAGAGCATTGTCAAACTCCACCTGTGACAAGTG TTTCAACTGTGAAGTCTACGTGAACGTGGATCCTGCTGCTAACGTAGAAGTGGTTCAGGCGGGAATCGCCTCGTTGCTGACTTCCACCTTCTCTTACGACTTCCTCAACCTGACAGCTGACCCGAACAGCATCAGCATACTACCTGTGG AGTTACTCCCTCCAGTGTCAGAGCCACTGCCAACTGTCAGCACCGGTGCACTTTCATCAG AAACAGGTCCGACTCAAAGTCATGGAGCTCGACCCGCTAACATGTCAACGACAGGAGATCCTCTAGAAGTCAACAAGACGGCCG TTCGACCAGACACGTTCTTCAGAGTTAATCTGACCTTAAGCATGACTGGCAGCCCGACAAAACCAGAGGAGATTATTGAGAAATGG GTGAAAGAACAGCTGGATGTGAATCACACCATGATTGTGCTGAATCTTCTCATAAAGGAGAACGCTGGCAG GAACATGGAGCAGCACAATGGACAGATG ATTTCCCCCGGCCAACAAAAACA ATATTGCTGCACCTTCCATGTTCAAGAATACAACGTAAACAGTGCGGCAGAAACTCAAACTGTTATTAAAGCTGCCTTGACATCAAAGTATGAAAATAACTCCATCATTATTCAACCTATGGAGGTGACGATCAAGCACATTG TGCCAGAAAACTGTTTAGAAGAAACTACTTCAACAATCTATGGATTATACATTTGGCCTGAAGCATTTCCACAAGTCAACCAAGAAATGGGATGCAGAAAACCCAAATCAGAGAAAGCCTTCAGGCTTTG TAAGTTAGACATTGAAACTGACGCGACCAGCTGGGCTAATCCTGATATGAAGAACTGCAAACCGTTTATAACCATATCAGACCTCGACAACATCACTGTCACTACCG GTAACGTGGCCGAGGTGGTGGACATGATTCAGGACCTTGTGGATGTTCAGTTAGGTAGCAGTGCAGAGCTATCttcctccgagctggacacgGTGGTGGAGAAGCTCAGGGAAGTGGTTGATATCAGCAGCATCAAACCTGCTGTTGGTGCCAACATCGTCAATATTGTTGCAGATATCCTGATTTCCAAAACTGACATCACGCTAGTGGCCAGCat TGTCCTTAATCTGACAGATCAAATGGGGAACAATATGGATTTCCAAGATGAATATACTGTCAGTATAACAGCACCCTCTCTGGCCCTGTCCATGATCAACGTAGATAGAAATAATTTCAGTGGCCTCACCTTTGGTGTGTCCTCCATTTCTTCAACCATGAATCCAGAG atttttGTCAGCCAGAGCTTTGAGAGTCAACCGCTCCCTGACACCAATGCAACGATCTCTTTGCCCTCCGAAATCCACAACTATTTCCCTcctggagaaagaaagaaaactcgAGTCCAGTTTCAGTTCTTTGGAACAAATGAACTTTTTCCG GAACCACACTCCAATGCAACACAGAGCAGCTGGAAATTGAATTCCTATATAGTATCTGCCAACATCAATAACAGTGATGTCAGCAACCTAAGTGATCAAGTGGTGGTGACCCTCAGCCACCAAACGCCTAAACAG CCAGAAGACAAAGTACAATGTGCGTTTTGGGATTTCCAGAAAAACG gTGGGCAGGGTGGTTGGAACAGCAATGGTTGTGACACCCTGAGTATTTCTGCGTATCAAACCAGCTGTCTCTGTGATCATCTCACACATTTCGCTGTACTCCTG GATGTATCCAGAACGCCCATCAGTGAAGCTGACAGCCAGATTCTGACAATGATCTCATATCTTGGTTGTGGTATATCCTCCATCTTTCTGGGCATCACTCTTCTCACCTACCTTGCTTTCGA GAAGCTGCGTCGAGACTACCCATCTAAAATACTCATCAACCTCTCAGCTGCCCTACTGGGGTTGAGCATGCTCTTCCTGCTGGGCTCCTGGCTCTCGTCCTTCTCCAACTACAGTCTGTGCATTGCCACCGCTGCAACGATGCACTACTTCCTGCTGGCCTCTTTCACCTGGATGGGCCTGGAGGCCGTGCATATGTACCTCGCTCTGGTCAAGGTCTTCAACATCTACGTTCCCTCCTACATCCTCAAGTTCTGTGCTGTAGGATGGG GTGTTCCTCTGGTCATAGTCAGCCTGGTGCTGGCCATAGATAAAGATGCATACGGCAGCAATGTGTCTGAAGAGTCGACTCTGGCGTTTCAGTCCGCTGAATT CTGCTGGATTCAGAATGACGTCTTCTTCTACGTAACGGTGGTGGCGTTTATCCTTCTGATCCTTCTGTGCAACGTCTCTGTATTCATCGTGGTTCTGATCCAGATCAGACAAATGAAGGCCAATAAGCGGtcaacaaacagcagcagtgcTCTTTATGACTTGAGGGCGGTGGCCAGTCTCACCGTCCTGTTGGGCCTGACGTGGTTAATGGGCTTTTTTTCATTTGGGCCGGGCAGAGTGGTCCTGCTGTACCTGTTTACCATCGTCAACACCTTTCAGG ggttttttgtctttttgttccACTGTTTGATGAAAGAAAATGTGAGGAAACAGTGGAGAATCCACTTGTGCTGCGGTCGTTTCAGACTCAGTGATTACTCAG ACTGGAGTCGCACTGTGACAGTGGGCGGTCGCTGCAAAAAGAACCATCTTGTTAACTCTGACTCAGTCGCTTCTGACAACACTTCCACCATCAGGAAGGTCTCCGACTCCTCAACAGGATCAGCACCAAACCACCACCAGGGGGCATGA
- the vgll1 gene encoding transcription cofactor vestigial-like protein 1: protein MEDRTDSPIAVKVEEHSRCVILTYFQGDINSMVDAHFSRALSKVCKAKAPAAKTKKIRKTIKMEESSPCQGSSVDCYSESQLPPAAGRLLNFSPADDAPGSWHTFTTRGGEAPGLPSIAYSLSQEGLSLTGQQYANSLLNLLHSDRGEMGPSMASSSKPELHPSWMVPQGYRDSVDPAVGVFEPGRRLDKKDLYWY, encoded by the exons ATGGAGGACAGAACAGACAGTCCCATAGCTGTGAAGGTGGAGGAGCATTCACGGTGTGTCATCCTGACTTACTTCCAGGGGGACATCAACAGCATGGTGGACGCTCACTTCAGCCGCGCTCTCAGCAAAGTCTGCAAGGCCAAGGCACCGGCagcaaagacaaagaaaatcCGTAAAACTATTAAAATGG AGGAAAGCAGCCCCTGTCAGGGGAGTTCTGTCGACTGCTACTCAGAGTCACAGCTCCCTCCTGCAGCAGGACGTCTCCTGAACTTCAGTCCTGCAGACGACGCTCCTGGCTCATGGCACACGTTCACTACCAGGGGAGGAGAGGCCCCGGGTTTGCCGTCCATCGCCTACTCTCTGTCCCAAGAAGGGTTGAGTCTAACTGGACAGCAATACGCCAACTCCCTGCTCAACCTGCTGCACAGTGACCGGGGTGAGATGGGACCCAGCATGGCCTCCAGCTCCAAGCCAGAACTGCATCCCAGCTGGATGGTGCCTCAAGGATATAGAGACTCCGTGGACCCTGCTGTGGGTGTGTTTGAACCTG GACGACGTCTGGACAAGAAGGATTTGTACTGGTATTGA